The DNA sequence TCCTCCACCATCGGCGACCAGGCTTTCACGCGCTGGGCTAACGGGCAAGCAACGCGTGCTCGACCAGCACCAGCCGGTCATTGCCGAAATACATGTCGCTGCCGTTGACGAACATGGTCGGCGTGCCGAAGCCACCGCGCTCGATCAACTCATCGGTGTTTGCGCGCAGCCGTTCCTTGCAAGCGGGTCGTGCGATCGCGGCCATGAATGCGCGCTCGTCGAGACCCACGCCGCGCGCGATATCGGCCACCACCTCGTCGCTCGAAATGTCCTGCAGATCGCGCCAGTAGCGCTCGAACACCGCCTGCGTGTAAGGAACCAGAAGCCCCGCCTCCTCGGCGACCAGAACCCCGCGCATGGCTTTCACGCTATTGACCGGGAACACCGCGGGCCAGCCGATCTCGAGCCCGTAGAGACGGGCCCAGTCCTGCAGGTCCTTGCGCATATGGTCCATGCGTCGTGGGTTCGGGTTGGCGCGTGCGGAGTAGACTTCCGGGTTGACGCTGTTGAATACACCGCCAACCAGAATCGGCTTCCACTCGATACTGACGCCCACCCGCGCGGCCAGCGGCTGAATGCCTGCAAAAGCCAGGTAGGTCCAGGGACTCGAACAATCGAAAAAAAACTCCAGTCGCATCGGTCAACTCCTTGTTGGGATCCGCGCGGTGGCCGGCTGCCGCGAATGCGAGGGTGCATGCAGCGGTCCGCGAATTCCATGCATGTTACACCCGCGGGTGCGGGGCACGGGGGTGGCGGATATAATGCTGCGGTCTGGCCGCAAGGCGCCAGCGCGGAAACAACAGGGCTGCCGATGGATATTGCTGCATACATGGATGGCGTAGGCCGGGCCGCGCGCGAGGCGTCGCGGGCCATGGCGCGCGCTTCCACCGGCGCCAGGAACCTGGCGTTGCGCGAGGCTGCCGCGGCCATCGATGCCGATCGCGCCACCCTGCTTGAAGCCAACGGCATCGATCTGGCACGCGCCCGCGAGCGGGGGCTGGAAGCGGCGTTGCTCGATCGCCTCGAACTCGATGGTCCGCGCATCGATGCGCTGATCGAGGGCTTGCTGCAGGTTGCGGCATTGGCCGACCCGGTCGGCGGGATCAGCGATCTTCAATACCGCCCGAGCGGCATCCAGGTCGGACGCATGCGGGTGCCGCTCGGGGTGATCGGGATCATCTACGAATCGCGTCCCAACGTGACGGCCGACGCCGCCAGCCTGTGTCTCAAGGCGGGCAATGCCGCGATTCTGCGCGGCGGCTCGGAAGCGCTCGAGTCCAACCGCGCGATCGCTGCCGGCATGTTGTGCGGCCTGCGTGCTGCGGGGTTGCCCGAGACCGCGCTGCAGGTGATCACGACCACCGATCGCGCGGTGGTCGATCGGCTGGTCGCGATGGCGGAGTATGTCGACGTGATCGTCCCGCGCGGCGGAAAGGGCCTGATCGAACGGGTGGCACGCGCGGCGCGGGTGCCGGTGATCAAGCACCTCGACGGGATCTGCCATGTATACATCGACGACGCGGCCGACCCGGCCAAGGCGCACGCGATCGCGCTGAATGCCAAGACCCAGCGCTATGGCACCTGCAACACCATGGAAACGCTGCTGGTGGCGGAGTCGATGGCGGCGCGGGTGCTGCCGCCACTCGCCGCGGCCTATGCTGAACACGGGGTAGAACTGCGCGGCTGCCCGCGCACCTGCGAATTGCTGCCGCAGGCTCTTGCGGCCACCGCGGCGGACTGGGTCACCGAGTACCTGGGACCGATACTCGCCATCCGCGTGGTGACCGGCATCGATGCGGCGATCGAGCATATCAACCGCCACGGATCGCAACACACCGATTCGATCGTGACCGAGGACTACAGCCGCAGCCGGCGCTTCCTGCGTGAGGTGGATTCGAGTTCGGTGATGGTGAATGCGTCCACCCGCTTTGCGGATGGCTTCGAGTACGGGCTCGGCGCCGAGATCGGTATTTCCACCGACAAGATACATGCGCGTGGCCCGGTCGGGCTGGAGGGGCTGACTTCGCAGAAATACGTGGTGCTGGGCGACGGTCATGTGCGCCTGTAAGCGCTGCCGGGACCCGGCGTGAGACCAGCCGGGACCGCGCGCCGCATCGGCGTCTTCGGCGGGACTTTCGATCCGGTGCACAATGGCCATCTGCGCACCGCGCTGGAACTGGTCGGGGCATTGCGGCTCGATGAGCTGCGCCTGATTCCCTGCCACACGCCGGCGACGCGCGTGCTGCCCGCTACGACGCCCGGGCAGCGCCTGGCGATGCTGCGCCTGGCGATCGCGGACTGCCCGCCGTTGCGTTGCGATGATCGAGAGATCCGCCGCGGCGGCACTTCCTATACCATCGACACCCTGCGCTCGTTGCGCGCCGAGCTCGGCGCATCGGCGCGCTTGTGCCTGATCATCGGGGCAGATGCGTTTGCCGCGCTCGACAGCTGGAAAGAATGGGACAGGCAGGTCGATCTGGCGCATATCGCGGTGCTGGAGCGCCCGGGCGAGCGTGCGGCGCACTCTCCCGCGCTGGCACGGTGGGTGGCCGCACACCGTGCCGACAATATCGAACAGGCGCTCGGGCAGGCAGCTTGTGGCAGTATCCTCGCCTTGCAGCTGACCCAGCTTGCGATCTCCGCGACCCGGATCCGCGCGTTGCTGGCTGCCGGCGATACGCCGCGTTTCCTGTTGCCGGATGCGGTACTCGACTATATCCGGCAGCACCATATCTATGAGTCGGCGACCCCGGCTGAAGAAGGAGCATCAATGTGACAGGAATGGATTCGGCGGCCCTGGCCGCGCTCGTGGTCCGTGCGATCGAGGATATCAAGGGGCGCGAGGTGGTGAGCATCGACGTTCACGAACTCACCGATGTGACGGACATCATGGTGGTGGCGAGCGGGACCTCCTCGCGGCATGTGAAATCGATTGCCGGCAATGTCGTGGATGCCGCGCGCGGCGCAGGGGAGCGCGCGATCGGCATGGAAGGTGCCGAAGCCGGCGAGTGGATCCTGGTGGATTTCGGGGGCGTGGTGGTGCACGTGATGAGCGAGGAGGCACGGCGCTTCTACGCGATCGAGAAGCTCTGGAGCGAGGCCCCCGCCAGGTGACGGTCAACGCGCGGCTGCGCATCGTCGCGATCGGCAACCGCATGCCGGGTTGGGTGCAGGCCGGATTCGAGGAGTATCGCAAGCGGTTGCCGCGCGACTTCGCGCTGGAGCTGCGCGAGCTTGCGCTGGCGCGCCGCGGCGCGGACACCGTGCGCGGCATCGAGGAAGAAGGCCAGGCCCTGCTGGGTGCCCTGGCTCCCGACGAGCTGGTAGTGGCTCTCGAGGTGGGGGGCCAGCCCTGGAGTACCGAGGAGCTCGCCACGCGGATGCGTGTCTGGCGCGATGAGGGGCGTCGCGTCGCGTTCCTGATCGGCGGCCCTGACGGGCTCTCCGCGGCGTGCCGCGAGCGCGCGGCACAATGTTGGTCGCTGTCGCGCCTGACCTTGCCGCATCCGCTGGTGAGGGTGCTGCTGGTGGAGCAGCTCTACCGCGCGTGGAGCATCCTCGTCGCCCACCCGTACCACCGCTGAGGCCGGGCGGACACGCGATGGCGGAACGACTCTCGATCAATGACACGTTGACGGAAACGCGCATTTTCAGCAAGCGCGTGGTGATTGCCGCCGCCATCGTGGTGCTGTTGTTCGGGGCGTTGATCGCGCGCTATTTCCACCTGCAGGTGATCGATCACGAGAAATACCGCACCGAAAGCGATCGCAACCGGATCCATGCGCGGGCGGTGCCGCCGCGGCGCGGCCTGATCTTCGATCGTCACGGAGTGCTGCTCGCCGACAACCGCCCGATCTTCAATCTCAGCATCACCCGTGAGCGCGTCACCGATCTTGACCAGGTGTTGCGGGACCTGGGCGGGATAATCACCCTCGATGAACGCGATATCGAGCTTTTCCGCAAGCGGCTGGCGCGCCATTTGCCGTTCGAAGCGGTGCCGCTGAAATTCAATCTGGGCGAGGAGGAGATCGCGCGGCTTGCCGTGGACCGCTATCGCCTGCCCGGTGTCGACGTGGAGGCGGAACTGGTGCGCTACTACCCGTACGGAGCGTTGCTGGCGCATGCCGTGGGGTACGTCAGTCGCATCAACGAGCAGGAACTTGCCCAGCTCGATCCGCGCGATTATGCGGGCACCCACCTGATCGGCAAGAGCGGCGTCGAGAAATTCTACGAGACTGAACTGCACGGTGAGGTAGGCTACGAGAATGTCGAGACCAATGCCCGCGGGCGCGTGCTGCGGGTGCTGGAGCAGATCGAGCCGGGGCCGGGCAAGGATCTGACGCTGGAGCTCGACCTCGAGGTGCAGCGTGTGGCTTACGAGGCGTTGGGCGAAGAGCGCGGTGCGGTGGTCGCCATCGATCCGCGCACCGGGGGCGTGATCGCGATTGCCAGCGCCCCCAGCTTCGATCCGAACCCCTTCGTTTCCGGTATCGGCTCGCTCGCCTACGGCGCATTGCGCGATTCTCCCGATCACCCGCTGCTCAATCGCACCATGCAGGGACAGTACCCACCGGGCTCCACTGTCAAGCCGATGTATGCGCTGGCGGGGCTCTATTATGGTGTGAACACACCGGAGAGCGCGGTCAGTGATCCGGGCTGGTACCGGCTCGGGGGCGGGGGACGCAAATACCGCGACTGGAAGAAATGGGGGCATGGTGGGGCGGTGAACCTGGAACAGGCGGTCGTGGAGTCCTGCGATGTGTATTTCTACGATCTTGCGCATCGCCTGGGCATCGACCGGATGCATGATTTCGCAGTGCAGTTTGGCCTCGGCGCGCAAACACGAATCGACCAGACCAGCGAGCGCTCCGGCGTGATGCCCTCGAGCGAGTGGAAGCTCGCGGCATTGAAGGCACCATGGTATCCCGGAGAGACGCTGAGCGCGGGCATCGGGCAAGGATATATGCTGGCCACGCCGATACAACTCGCGGTGATGACCGCGACCATCGCCAACCGCGGCCATCATTTCCGCCCACGCCTCATTGCACGCATCGGCGACGAGCCGGTTGATCCGGTGCTCGAGGATACGGTTTCGATGCCGGATCCGGCCTCCTGGGATGCAGTACTGCTGGCGATGGAAAACGTGGTGCACGGTCTGCACGGCACTGCCAAGATCATCAACAAGGGTCTCGCCTACCGGGCGGCGGGAAAGACCGGAACGGCGCAGGTGATCGGCATTGCCCAGAACACGACCTACGATGCATCCAAAATCGACAAACGTCAGCGTGACCATGCCCTGTTCATCGGGTTTGCGCCGGCTGACGATCCGCGGATCGCGGTGGCCGTGATAGTCGAAAATGGAGAGCACGGGAGTTCGACCGCGGCGCCGGTGGCGCGCAAGGTGTTCGATGCGTACCTGCTCGGCCCGCCGGCGGTAACCGATCCGGTCAGCGAACCGCCAGCCGGGGTGCCGCCAGCGCCCACGACGGTTATTCCGCCGGCACCCGCGACCGAAGGGCAGCCGGACCCGGTGGCGCCACCGGGCGAGCGCCCCGCAGCACCCCCGATCGATCCCGGGGTCGCTCCCGCCGAGGATGTTGCGGTCGAACCCGCGGCCACAGGAGGTCGGGTATGAGGCGCGGTGATTTTCAGCACCAGATGCCCGAATCGGCGCGCGATTTCGGACGTCGGCCGCCGCTTTCCGAGCGCTTGCATGTCGATCTGCCACTGCTCGGCATTCTGTTGCTGCTGAGTAGCTACGGACTGGTGGTCCTCTACAGTGCCAGCGGTCGCGAGTTCGAGCAGGTGCTGCGCCAGGGAGTATTTCTTGGGTTGGGCTTCCTGGCGATGTTCGGGGTGGCCCAGGTCAGCGTTCAAACCCTGCGTCGCTGGACGCCATGGGCCTATCTGATCGGTCTGCTGCTGTTGCTGGCGGTGGACCTGGTCGGCATAGGTGCCAAGGGTGCGCAGCGCTGGCTCGCCATACCGGGGCTGCCACGTTTCCAGCCTTCCGAAATCATGAAATTGCTGGTGCCGTTGATGGTTGCCAGCTACCTCGCTGCCGCGGTACTGCCACCACGCTTGCCACAGGTCTGTCTCACCCTGGTGATCGTGCTCCTTCCTGCCGCGCTGGTGGTGCTGCAACCCGATCTCGGCACGGCGGTGCTCATTGCTGCCGCAGGCGTGATCGTGCTGTTCCTGGCCGGGCTTGGCTGGCGCTATGTGTTTGCGGTGTTGCTCGCGGTCGCGATTGCTGCCCCGGTCATGTGGAAATTCGTGCTCTACGACTATCAAAAGCAGCGGGTCATGACGATGCTCAATCCCGAGAGCGACAAGCTCGGTGCGGGCTGGAACATCATCCAGTCGAAGACGGCGATCGGTTCGGGGGGCATGGAGGGCAAGGGCTGGCTGGAGGGAACCCAGTCACACCTCGATTTTCTTCCCGAGGGGCATACGGATTTCATCATCGCGGTACTGGCCGAGGAATTTGGTTTCGAGGGGGTGGCGGTCCTGCTGGCGATCTACCTGATGCTGATTGCGCGGGCGCTGTGGATCGCGCTGCGGGCCCAGGACAGTTTCTCGCGACTCATTGCGGGGGGCCTCACGCTCACCTTTTTCGTCTATATTGTTGTCAACATGGGCATGGTGTCGGGATTGTTGCCCGTGGTCGGCGTGCCGTTGCCCCTGGTGAGCCAGGGGGGCACCGCACTCATCTCGCTGCTGGGCGGTTTTGGTATCGTGATGGCAGTCGCCACCGAGCGGCGCCGCTTGCTGGGTTGACCACGGCTCACCGGGTTTCGCCCGTACAGGTAAATTGAGGGGTTGCGCATTGTTCCGTTTCGTTTTTGTCCTGTTGTCGCTGCTGGCTGGACCGGCCCTGGCGGCGGGTTATGCGGAGCACCCCGGATATGCGGCATTCGAGGCGCGCATGGTCAAGGAGCACGGGTTCAATGCGCAGGATCTGCGGCGCATTTTCAGTTCCGCGGAACGCAAGGATTCGATTCTCGAGGCGATCGCGCGCCCGGCCGAGAAGCGCCTGAGCTGGGGCGAGTACCGCAAGATTTTCATGACCGATGCGCGCATCGATGGTGGAGTGGAATTCTGGCGCCAGAACGCGGCCGAGCTCGCGCGGGCCAGCGAGAAGTTCCAGGTTCCCGCGGAGATCGTGGTTGCGATCATCGGTGTCGAGACCCGTTACGGCGGCAATATGGGCTCCTATCGGGTGATCGATGCGCTGTCCACGCTGAGCTTCGATTATCCGCCGCGCAGCGAGTTTTTCGGCAAGGAACTCGAGCAGTATCTCATCATGACCCGCGAGCAGCATTTTGACCCGCTGCAGCTGAAGGGCTCCTATGCCGGTGCGATGGGGATGGGGCAGTTCATTCCCAGCAGCTTTCGCGCCTACGCGGTCGATTTTGACGGGGATGGGCGCGCGGATATCTGGCAAAGCCGCCCGGACGCGATCGGCAGCGTCGCCAACTATTTTCATCGCCATGGCTGGACCTTCGGCGCGGACGTGGTGGATCCGGCCCGCGCGGTGGGCAAGGTGGCCGAGGATCGCATGAACCCGGGTCTCGAACCCGATACGCGCGTTGCCGATCTCGCCGGCCTCGGCCTCGAGTCGCTGGTGCCGCTGCCGGCGCAGGAGCAGGTGCTGCCCTTGCAGCTCGATTCCGATACGGGCCCCGAATACTGGCTCGGCAGGCACAATTTCTATGTAATCACGCGCTACAACCGCAGTCCGTTGTATGCGATGGCGGTGCACCAGCTGAGCCAGGAGATCCGCAGGCAATACGAACGCCGTTGAGCGGTGCCTGCAATCAGATTCATGTGGGGGGACGGTTCCCGGTGAGCAGAGCGATATACCCGGTTGCGCTGGTGCTGCTGCTTGCCCTCGGCGGTTGCGCCTCCGCGCCTCTGGAAACCTCATCGGTACCTGTGGCGACGCGGCCTGCCGCGGCGCCGCTCGGGGTGCCGCTGCTGAAAGACGGCACCCCGGCATTTCGTGCCGACATACTGTCCATACCGGATGCGGTGCCGCGCCCCGAGCCGGTGACCGCGGCCGGAAACAAGAGTCCCTATACGGTTCTTGGCAGCACCTACCGCATCAGCGCGGTTGCGCCGGGTCATCGTGAGCGCGGCTATGGATCGTGGTATGGAACCAAGTTTCACGGGCAGAACACGTCCAATGGCGAGCCCTACGACGTTTATTCGATGACGGCGGCGCACAAGACGCTGCCGATTCCTTCCTATGTCAGGGTCACCAATCTCGAGAACGGCCGCCGGATCATCGTGCGGGTGAACGACCGCGGTCCCTTTCACGACGGGCGGGTGATCGATTTGTCCTATGCCGCCGCCTACCGTCTGGGCTATGCCGACAGGGGCACCGCGCTGGTGGAACTGGAAGTGCTGGATCCCAATGCACCCGAATGGGTGGCGCGGCGCAGCGCAGCACCTGCGCCATCCGCCGGCAGCGAGCGCAAGACCTACCTGCAGGCCGGCGCGTTTCGCAGTGTCGAGAGTGCCCGCAACCTGCAGCAGGCACTGACCCCGTTGCTGGCACAGAACGTATCGATCCACGCCAACGAGGGCTGGTATCGGGTCAGGGTAGGTCCGCTCGACAGCACCGAAATCCTGCACGAAGCACAGCGCCGCATCGCCGCGGCGAGTCTTGGCACGACCCAGGTAGTCACCGAGTAAGCACGTGCTGCTATACTGCCGTCCCGTTCGCGCGCTGCGCACGTGTTGCGCGAGCGCCATTTCCGCCATTCGCCCAACCCCACCGGAGACAGCGTGACCAGAGTTCTTGCCCGCGTTCTTGTTTCGTCCTTCATGGTTCTGCTGTCCGTGTCGGCGCTTTCCCAGCAACCGACGCCGACTCCGACGCCGACACCGGCCGCGCAGAGTGCGGGGCCGATCATTCCCGCTCCGCCGCAGATTGCCGCGAAAGCCTGGTTCCTGGTCGATGCAAAAAGCGGCAAGGTGATCATGGAAGGCAATGCGGACGAGCGCCTCGCACCCGCCAGCCTGACCAAGATGATGACCGGTTACGTGCTGTCGCAGGCAATCGCCGGCGGCAAGGCCAAATGGGAAGACACCGCGCATATCACCCATAACTCCTGGGCCCAGAACCCGCAATTCATCGGCTCTTCGCTGATGTGGGTGGATATCAATTCCGATGTGTCGCTGAAGGATCTGTATTACGGCCTGGTGATCTCCTCGGGGAATGATGCCAGCGTGGCGATTGCCGAACACCTGGCGGGCGCCGAGGATTCGTTCGCGGAGATGATGAACAGCGAGGCCGCGCGCCTCGGCATGAGCAACAGCCATTTCATGAACTCCCACGGCCTGTCGCACCCGGAGCATTACACCACCGCACGTGACCTCGCGACGCTTGCACGAGCCATGATCAATGACCATCCCGCGGACTACGCGGTCTATGCCGAACGCTATTTCACATACAACAATATCCGCCAGATGAACCGCAACGAATTGCTGGGCGAGCCCGGTGTCGATGGCATCAAGACCGGTCATACCGACGAGGCGGGGTATTGCCTGGTGAGTTCGGCGGAGCGCGACGGCATGCGTCTGGTCGCGGTGGTGATGGGTGCCGGCAGTCGCCGTGCCCGCACCGACGAAAGCCGCAAGATGCTGGGTTACGGATTCCGCTTCTACGAAACCGTCAAGGTGCTGGCGGCCAACACCAGCGTGACCACGGAGCCGGTGAAGGTGTGGGCCGGCGCGCAGAATGCCGTGATGGTCGGCGCCGCGCACGATATCTACGTGACCATACCGCGTGGACGCGCGGCGGAACTCAAGGCAGCCGCGGTCGATCTGAGCCGTGGCATCAAGGCTCCCGTGACAGCCGGACAGGAACTGGGCAGGATATCGGTCACGCTGGGTGAGGAGGAAGTGCTGCGCGAGCCGTTGATTGCGCTGGATAGCGTCGAACGCGGCGGTTTTTTCCGCGTCTTGTGGGATTCGCTGGTGCTGTTTTTCCTGCAGTTGTTCGGCAAGGGTTGAAGCGTCGGCGATGGCGACCGTCTACCTGGACGGGAATTTCCTCGACGACAGCGAGGCGAAGGTCTCGATTCATGATCGCGGCTTTTTGTTCGGCGATGCGGTCTACGAAGTGGTGCCGGTATACCGCGGCAATCCGTTTCGCCTGGCGCGTCATCTCGATCGGCTGCGCGAGAGCCTCGCGGCGGTAGCGATCGACTGTCCTCTGGGCGATGGGGAATGGGCGACGATCATCGCGCGACTGCTGGCCGAGGCGCACGGGCACGAATACTCGGTGTATATCCAGGTCACGCGTGGGGTTGGGGTCGGGCGCGATGCCACCCGGACCCAGGGGCTGCGTCCGACGGTGCTGGTGAGCATCTCGCCAGTCAGCATCGACCGGACCCTGCTCGCATCGGGCATACGTGCTGCCCTGCTCGAGGACATCCGCTGGCACCACTGCCGGATCAAGGCGACCGCCCTGCTCGGCAATGTGCTGTTGCGGCGCGAGGCCCTGCAGCGCGGTGCCGCCGAGGCGTTGCTGATTCGCGATGGTGAGCTTACCGAGGGCAGTTCGTCCAATGTGTTCGCGGTGCTCGACGGGGTGTTGCGCACCGCGCCGCCCGATGAGCGCATCCTGCGCGGTATCACGCGGGAAGTGATTATCGAGCTGGCATGTGCTTGTGGCATCGATGTGCGTGAGCAGGCGGTGTCCGCCGCGCAACTGGCCAGTGTGCAGGAACTGTTCATCTGCAGCTCGGTGCGCGAGGTGGTGCCGGTGATACAGATCGATGCGAATGCGGTGGGCGATGCCCGGCCAGGTCCGGTGACCCGACGCATCATGCAGGAGTTTGCCGCGCTCAAGGCGCGTTTCAAGGGGGATTCATGAGCGAGGAATCGCCGCGCATCGAGTTCCCCTGTGACTATCCGGTGAAAATCGTCGGTGACGGGGCCGAGGATTTCCGGATGCTGGTCGAGGAAGTCGTGGAGCGCCACGCCGCCGGGTTCGCGCGCCAGTTGACCACTACCCGTTACAGTAGCGGCGGGCGCTACATGTCCGTGACCGTGACCATCGTGGCTACCGGAAGCGAACAGCTGCAGGCGCTGTTCGAGGATCTGAAAGCCACCGGTCGCGTACAGATGGTGCTGTGAACCAGTCGTCCGTGGCCACTACGGTTCTCGAGGTGTGCCGCTCCGGGTTGGTCGATTACGCGCAGGCCTGGCGCGAGATGCGTGCTTACACTGACCTGCGAACGCCGGCCAGCCCCGACCGGATCTGGCTGCTGCAGCATCACTCGGTATTTACCCAGGGCCAGGCGGGGCGCAGCGAGCACCTGCTGGATCCCGGCGCCGTCCCGGTGGTGCAAAGCGATCGCGGCGGACAGGTGACCTGGCATGGTCCGGGTCAGTGCGTTGCCTATCTGATGCTGGACATACGCCGGCTGGGGATTGGCGTGCGCGAACTGGTGGATCGAATCGAGGCGGCCGTGATCGGCCTGCTGGCCGGCATTGGAATTGTCGCCGCGGCGCGCCGTGAAGCGCCTGGGGTCTACGTGGAAGGTGCCAAGATCGCCGCGCTCGGATTACGGGTGCGGCGCGGCTGCTCCTATCACGGGCTGAGCCTGAACGTCGACGCCGATCTCGCCCCGTTCGCGCGCATCAATCCCTGCGGGTATCCGGGGCTGGCGGTTACCCGCATTGTCGACCGGGTGGCGCCGGAGGTGGATGTGTCGATGAGCCGCATCGAGCAACTGCTGCTCGGGCAGTTGCTCGAGGTTTTTGCCTTTGATCCAAAGTCGGTGCGTGAGGTCGTGCAGTGGTGAGCAAATGGCGACGCACGCAGCGACGCGCGGGCGAATGATCCGGAAATTGCAGGGACGGGAACATGAAGAGAATTGCATCGATAGTGACGCTCTGTGTTGCGGGCCTGCTGGTGGCCTGTGGCGAGCAGGACCAGCAGGCCGCCGCGCAGCCGCCCGCTCGGGCGCAAGCCGCGGGGCCCGCTGTCACGGCGGTGGAAAGCGCCGGTCTCTATGCCGACCCCGCTGGCATCGACCGTAGCGGCTTTGATCTCGATGTGCGTCCGCAGGACGATTTTTTCCGCTATGTGAATGGTGGGTGGATTGCGCGAACCGTAATTCCGGCCGACCGCACCTGGTGGGGTGTGATCCCTGAATTGCGTGCCGAAAGCGAAAACCAGCAGCGCTCGATCATCGAGGAAATGGCCGCGCGCACCGATCTGGCGCCTGATTCGGTGGAACAGAAAATCGGCGCGCTGTTTGCGAGCCTGACGGACCAG is a window from the Gammaproteobacteria bacterium genome containing:
- a CDS encoding 2-hydroxychromene-2-carboxylate isomerase, which codes for MRLEFFFDCSSPWTYLAFAGIQPLAARVGVSIEWKPILVGGVFNSVNPEVYSARANPNPRRMDHMRKDLQDWARLYGLEIGWPAVFPVNSVKAMRGVLVAEEAGLLVPYTQAVFERYWRDLQDISSDEVVADIARGVGLDERAFMAAIARPACKERLRANTDELIERGGFGTPTMFVNGSDMYFGNDRLVLVEHALLAR
- a CDS encoding glutamate-5-semialdehyde dehydrogenase, with translation MDIAAYMDGVGRAAREASRAMARASTGARNLALREAAAAIDADRATLLEANGIDLARARERGLEAALLDRLELDGPRIDALIEGLLQVAALADPVGGISDLQYRPSGIQVGRMRVPLGVIGIIYESRPNVTADAASLCLKAGNAAILRGGSEALESNRAIAAGMLCGLRAAGLPETALQVITTTDRAVVDRLVAMAEYVDVIVPRGGKGLIERVARAARVPVIKHLDGICHVYIDDAADPAKAHAIALNAKTQRYGTCNTMETLLVAESMAARVLPPLAAAYAEHGVELRGCPRTCELLPQALAATAADWVTEYLGPILAIRVVTGIDAAIEHINRHGSQHTDSIVTEDYSRSRRFLREVDSSSVMVNASTRFADGFEYGLGAEIGISTDKIHARGPVGLEGLTSQKYVVLGDGHVRL
- the nadD gene encoding nicotinate-nucleotide adenylyltransferase, with translation MRPAGTARRIGVFGGTFDPVHNGHLRTALELVGALRLDELRLIPCHTPATRVLPATTPGQRLAMLRLAIADCPPLRCDDREIRRGGTSYTIDTLRSLRAELGASARLCLIIGADAFAALDSWKEWDRQVDLAHIAVLERPGERAAHSPALARWVAAHRADNIEQALGQAACGSILALQLTQLAISATRIRALLAAGDTPRFLLPDAVLDYIRQHHIYESATPAEEGASM
- the rsfS gene encoding ribosome silencing factor, with translation MDSAALAALVVRAIEDIKGREVVSIDVHELTDVTDIMVVASGTSSRHVKSIAGNVVDAARGAGERAIGMEGAEAGEWILVDFGGVVVHVMSEEARRFYAIEKLWSEAPAR
- the rlmH gene encoding 23S rRNA (pseudouridine(1915)-N(3))-methyltransferase RlmH, which gives rise to MPGWVQAGFEEYRKRLPRDFALELRELALARRGADTVRGIEEEGQALLGALAPDELVVALEVGGQPWSTEELATRMRVWRDEGRRVAFLIGGPDGLSAACRERAAQCWSLSRLTLPHPLVRVLLVEQLYRAWSILVAHPYHR
- the mrdA gene encoding penicillin-binding protein 2, yielding MAERLSINDTLTETRIFSKRVVIAAAIVVLLFGALIARYFHLQVIDHEKYRTESDRNRIHARAVPPRRGLIFDRHGVLLADNRPIFNLSITRERVTDLDQVLRDLGGIITLDERDIELFRKRLARHLPFEAVPLKFNLGEEEIARLAVDRYRLPGVDVEAELVRYYPYGALLAHAVGYVSRINEQELAQLDPRDYAGTHLIGKSGVEKFYETELHGEVGYENVETNARGRVLRVLEQIEPGPGKDLTLELDLEVQRVAYEALGEERGAVVAIDPRTGGVIAIASAPSFDPNPFVSGIGSLAYGALRDSPDHPLLNRTMQGQYPPGSTVKPMYALAGLYYGVNTPESAVSDPGWYRLGGGGRKYRDWKKWGHGGAVNLEQAVVESCDVYFYDLAHRLGIDRMHDFAVQFGLGAQTRIDQTSERSGVMPSSEWKLAALKAPWYPGETLSAGIGQGYMLATPIQLAVMTATIANRGHHFRPRLIARIGDEPVDPVLEDTVSMPDPASWDAVLLAMENVVHGLHGTAKIINKGLAYRAAGKTGTAQVIGIAQNTTYDASKIDKRQRDHALFIGFAPADDPRIAVAVIVENGEHGSSTAAPVARKVFDAYLLGPPAVTDPVSEPPAGVPPAPTTVIPPAPATEGQPDPVAPPGERPAAPPIDPGVAPAEDVAVEPAATGGRV
- the rodA gene encoding rod shape-determining protein RodA, whose product is MRRGDFQHQMPESARDFGRRPPLSERLHVDLPLLGILLLLSSYGLVVLYSASGREFEQVLRQGVFLGLGFLAMFGVAQVSVQTLRRWTPWAYLIGLLLLLAVDLVGIGAKGAQRWLAIPGLPRFQPSEIMKLLVPLMVASYLAAAVLPPRLPQVCLTLVIVLLPAALVVLQPDLGTAVLIAAAGVIVLFLAGLGWRYVFAVLLAVAIAAPVMWKFVLYDYQKQRVMTMLNPESDKLGAGWNIIQSKTAIGSGGMEGKGWLEGTQSHLDFLPEGHTDFIIAVLAEEFGFEGVAVLLAIYLMLIARALWIALRAQDSFSRLIAGGLTLTFFVYIVVNMGMVSGLLPVVGVPLPLVSQGGTALISLLGGFGIVMAVATERRRLLG
- the mltB gene encoding lytic murein transglycosylase B, translating into MVKEHGFNAQDLRRIFSSAERKDSILEAIARPAEKRLSWGEYRKIFMTDARIDGGVEFWRQNAAELARASEKFQVPAEIVVAIIGVETRYGGNMGSYRVIDALSTLSFDYPPRSEFFGKELEQYLIMTREQHFDPLQLKGSYAGAMGMGQFIPSSFRAYAVDFDGDGRADIWQSRPDAIGSVANYFHRHGWTFGADVVDPARAVGKVAEDRMNPGLEPDTRVADLAGLGLESLVPLPAQEQVLPLQLDSDTGPEYWLGRHNFYVITRYNRSPLYAMAVHQLSQEIRRQYERR
- a CDS encoding septal ring lytic transglycosylase RlpA family protein, which encodes METSSVPVATRPAAAPLGVPLLKDGTPAFRADILSIPDAVPRPEPVTAAGNKSPYTVLGSTYRISAVAPGHRERGYGSWYGTKFHGQNTSNGEPYDVYSMTAAHKTLPIPSYVRVTNLENGRRIIVRVNDRGPFHDGRVIDLSYAAAYRLGYADRGTALVELEVLDPNAPEWVARRSAAPAPSAGSERKTYLQAGAFRSVESARNLQQALTPLLAQNVSIHANEGWYRVRVGPLDSTEILHEAQRRIAAASLGTTQVVTE